In Anolis carolinensis isolate JA03-04 unplaced genomic scaffold, rAnoCar3.1.pri scaffold_24, whole genome shotgun sequence, the following are encoded in one genomic region:
- the tchp gene encoding trichoplein keratin filament-binding protein has translation MALPSSSYWSPRWAGPERRQEWLVRRREEELRSRAQWERASRDFRQSRACAAKHDEWASPKSFQASMSAFEEREEQKEEPREARLERRKRHLRNFLQQEQAALAQELRDLRLRARAEGAQALRVKGQALKGERQQRNQQVAEERLYECWKKNSARLREVESELHRKHVVEAWADQKAQKKERETAEKKETIRAGNEFEKARREALERMKEAEEKRKEEERKRAEALRGQVEELKRREEEAKRLKEEEEALMRRKWEVEALEDDRKRREEGHKKDQLRRFLKHQFQAQMRRRAEQVQEELEADRRLLCALLEEEEAEERKRKSARKQEAQAAVSWMKEVLERQAQLERERQAEAETLFREEARAVWEKREVEWEKERQARDRLMAEVLSGRRVQIEERMLRNREAQREALRRRQEILAEVEAERRRAREQEQEQEALKTARKEEIQAQVTERERQAVSSRLAEEETAAKEKHQAELRAEREAHEAREMAQRGFQHRSYGLTRTAWN, from the exons ATGGCGCTGCCCTCCTCTTCCTATTGGTCGCCCCGGTGGGCGGGGCCGGAGCGTCGCCAGGAGTGGCTGGTGCGTCGTCGGGAGGAGGAGCTCCGGTCCCGGGCGCAGTGGGAACGGGCCAGCCGGGACTTCCGACAGAGCCGGGCCTGCGCCGCCAAGCACGACGAGTGGGCCTCACCCAAGTCCTTCCAggccag CATGAGCGCCTTCGAGGAGCGTGAGGAGCAGAAGGAGGAGCCTCGGGAGGCCCGCCTGGAGCGGAGGAAGCGGCACCTGCGGAACTTCCTGCAGCAGGAACAGGCAGCGCTGGCCCAGGAGCTGCGGGACCTGAGACTCCGCGCACGGGCAGAAGGCGCCCAGGCCCTGCGCGTCAAGGGACAGGCCCTCAAGGGGGAGCGGCAGCAGCGCAACCAGCAG GTTGCGGAAGAGCGTCTCTACGAGTGTTGGAAGAAGAACAGCGCGAGGCTGCGGGAG GTTGAATCCGAACTGCACCGGAAACACGTGGTAGAAGCCTGGGCCGACCAGAAGGCCCAGAAGaaagag CGGGAAACGGCCGAGAAGAAGGAGACGATCCGGGCCGGAAACGAGTTCGAGAAGGCCCGCCGGGAAGCGCTGGAGCGCATGAAGGAAGCGGAAGAAAagcggaaggaggaggagaggaagcgaGCGGAGGCCCTGCGGGGACAAGTGGAGGAGCTGAAGCGGCGCGAGGAGGAG GCGAAGCGgctgaaggaggaagaggaagcgcTGATGAGGAGGAAGTGGGAAGTGGAGGCGCTGGAGGACGACAGGAAGCGCCGGGAGGAGGGGCACAAGAAGGACCAACTCCG GCGCTTCCTGAAGCACCAGTTCCAGGCCCAGATGAGGAGGCGGGCCGAACAGGTCCAGGAAGAGCTC GAAGCGGACCGCCGGCTGCTGTGTGCGCTGTTGGAGGAAGAGGAAGCGGAAGAGCGGAAGAGGAAGTCTGCCCGGAAACAGGAAGCGCAGGCGGCCGTTTCCTGGATGAAGGAAGTCCTAGAGCGGCAGGCACAACTCGAGCGGGAAAGGCAGGCCGAGGCCGAGACTCTCTTCCg GGAGGAAGCGAGGGCGGTCTGGGAGAAGCGGGAAGTGGAGTGGGAGAAGGAGCGACAGGCCCGCGACAGGCTCATGGCCGAG GTCCTGAGTGGGCGTCGTGTGCAGATCGAGGAGCGCATGTTGCGGAACCGCGAGGCCCAGCGGGAGGCCCTGCGGAGGCGCCAGGAGATTCTCGCGGAGGTGGAGGCGGAGCGGAGGAGGGCCCGGGAGCAGGAGCAAGAGCAGGAGGCACTCAAGACCGCACGCAAGGAGGAGATACAGGCACAG GTGACGGAGCGCGAGCGGCAGGCTGTGTCTTCGCGGCTGGCGGAGGAGGAGACGGCGGCCAAGGAGAAGCATCAGGCGGAGCTCCGGGCGGAAAGGGAGGCCCACGAGGCCCGGGAAATGGCCCAACGCGGGTTCCAGCACAGA AGCTACGGCTTAACCAGAACGGCCTGGAACTGA